A genomic stretch from Mycobacteriales bacterium includes:
- a CDS encoding F0F1 ATP synthase subunit C: MAANTLNQAIQYAGAFTGGGLALGGGAIGAAIGDGLAGSSTIAGVARQPEAQGRLFSIFFLTVGLVEAMYFINLAFMALFVFVLAKK; encoded by the coding sequence ATGGCAGCGAACACGCTCAACCAAGCGATCCAATACGCCGGCGCCTTCACCGGCGGCGGCCTGGCTCTCGGCGGGGGCGCCATCGGCGCTGCCATCGGCGACGGATTGGCCGGCAGCTCGACGATCGCCGGCGTGGCCCGGCAGCCGGAGGCTCAGGGCCGACTGTTCTCGATCTTCTTCCTCACGGTGGGTCTCGTTGAGGCGATGTACTTCATCAATCTCGCATTCATGGCCCTGTTCGTCTTCGTCCTCGCGAAGAAGTAG
- a CDS encoding cob(I)yrinic acid a,c-diamide adenosyltransferase produces MPASRGSKPKQRSTVHLTRIYTRTGDDGATSLGDLSRALKTSPRIGAYADVDETNAAIGVALALGDLAADVATLLLEVQNDLFDVGADLCTPVVSDPAYPPLRIDESYIERLEHACDDFNARLQPLSSFVLPGGAPGAALLHVARTVSRRAERRVWELLAAEPDSTNPAPARYLNRLSDLLFILARVANAGRGDVTWVPGDKRR; encoded by the coding sequence GTGCCGGCCAGTCGCGGATCGAAACCCAAGCAACGTTCCACCGTGCATCTCACCCGGATCTACACCCGTACCGGTGACGACGGCGCGACGTCACTCGGCGATCTGAGCCGAGCGCTCAAGACGAGTCCGCGGATCGGCGCGTACGCCGACGTCGACGAGACCAATGCCGCGATCGGCGTAGCGCTGGCCCTCGGCGATCTCGCGGCGGACGTCGCGACCCTGCTCCTCGAAGTGCAGAACGACCTGTTCGACGTGGGCGCGGATCTTTGCACGCCAGTTGTGAGCGACCCCGCCTATCCGCCTCTGCGGATCGACGAGAGCTACATCGAACGGCTCGAGCACGCGTGCGACGACTTCAACGCGCGGTTGCAGCCGCTGTCGAGCTTCGTGTTGCCAGGGGGGGCGCCGGGCGCCGCGCTGCTCCATGTGGCCCGCACCGTTTCGCGCCGGGCGGAGCGTCGGGTCTGGGAGTTGCTGGCGGCCGAGCCGGATTCGACGAATCCGGCGCCGGCCCGCTACCTGAACCGGCTTTCCGACCTGCTGTTCATCCTCGCCCGGGTGGCGAACGCGGGACGAGGCGACGTCACCTGGGTGCCGGGCGACAAGCGCCGCTAG
- a CDS encoding F0F1 ATP synthase subunit epsilon — translation MATMHVELVSPEREVWSGEAEAVFARTTDGELGILPGHAPMIGALVDHPVRIVRGEGDELVAAVFGGFLSVLESGVSVLAETVELVDEIDVANARQELDRNRGAGPEDQEARVVASRAEARLRAAGESV, via the coding sequence ATGGCCACCATGCACGTTGAACTCGTCTCTCCGGAACGCGAGGTGTGGTCCGGAGAGGCCGAGGCTGTGTTCGCCCGGACGACGGACGGCGAGCTCGGCATCCTGCCCGGTCATGCCCCGATGATCGGCGCTCTCGTTGATCATCCGGTCCGGATCGTGCGCGGCGAGGGGGATGAACTGGTGGCCGCCGTTTTTGGCGGATTCCTGTCCGTGCTCGAATCCGGGGTATCGGTCCTTGCCGAAACGGTCGAGCTCGTGGACGAGATAGACGTGGCGAACGCTCGGCAGGAACTCGATCGTAACCGCGGCGCCGGCCCGGAGGACCAGGAGGCGCGGGTGGTGGCCAGCCGGGCCGAAGCCCGGTTGCGGGCGGCTGGCGAGTCGGTCTAG
- a CDS encoding F0F1 ATP synthase subunit gamma, with amino-acid sequence MGAQLRVYRRRIRSVQSTKKITRAMELIAASRIQKAQQRVAAARPYAEAITRVVTEAASYTRGEHPLTTPRESPGRAAVVVVTSDRGLAGAYNANALRAAEGLNELLRSEGKEPVPFLIGRKGLAFYRFRSRDTSRNWTGFSEQPGYADAKQVADRVIADFIAGSAEDGVDEIHLVYTEYVSALTQRTVAKRVLPLELEFSDEQSDGLSALVEFESSQEEVLDALLPRYVESRFYAALLDSAASESAARRRAMKAATDNADELIKSLTRAANSARQAEITQEIMEIVGGAEALSKTEGV; translated from the coding sequence ATGGGTGCCCAGCTTCGCGTCTACCGCCGGCGGATCCGTTCGGTCCAGTCGACGAAGAAAATCACGCGCGCGATGGAACTCATCGCGGCTTCCCGGATCCAGAAGGCGCAACAACGGGTCGCAGCCGCTCGGCCCTATGCCGAAGCCATCACCCGAGTCGTCACCGAGGCCGCGAGTTACACCCGCGGTGAACACCCGCTCACGACGCCGCGGGAGTCCCCGGGGCGTGCGGCCGTCGTGGTCGTGACCAGCGACCGGGGACTGGCCGGTGCCTACAACGCGAACGCCCTGCGGGCCGCGGAGGGCCTCAACGAGCTGCTGCGCTCCGAGGGCAAGGAGCCTGTGCCGTTCCTCATCGGTCGCAAGGGGCTCGCGTTCTATCGTTTCCGCAGCCGGGATACGAGCCGAAACTGGACTGGCTTCTCGGAGCAACCAGGCTACGCCGACGCCAAGCAGGTTGCCGATCGCGTGATCGCTGACTTCATCGCGGGATCGGCCGAGGACGGCGTGGACGAGATCCACCTGGTCTACACCGAATATGTCTCCGCGCTCACCCAGCGAACGGTCGCGAAACGGGTGCTCCCACTCGAGCTCGAGTTCAGCGACGAACAGAGCGATGGCCTGAGTGCCCTCGTCGAGTTCGAATCCTCACAGGAGGAGGTACTCGATGCCCTGTTGCCCCGATATGTCGAGAGCCGCTTCTACGCGGCCCTGCTGGACTCCGCCGCGTCCGAATCGGCTGCCCGACGGCGAGCGATGAAGGCTGCGACGGACAATGCGGATGAGTTGATCAAGTCTCTCACCCGTGCCGCCAACTCGGCCAGGCAGGCTGAGATTACCCAGGAAATCATGGAAATCGTCGGTGGCGCTGAAGCGCTGTCGAAAACGGAAGGCGTGTAA
- a CDS encoding MraY family glycosyltransferase codes for MREYALTLVVVAGVTYVMTPLVRRLAVALGALARVRDRDVHTIPTPKLGGIAMYAGIAAGLLVASRLPTLQRVFISSATRGVLFGGALLVVLGALDDRYELDALTKLAGQILAAGIMVLQGVQLLFLPFPHFELSLSPDVGVPATVLLVVLTINAVNFLDGLDGLAAGIVCIASLAFFAYSYQLSVVHHFDRATAPTLLTAVCAGACVGFLPHNFNPARVFMGDSGSMLLGLMLAASTISLTGQLDANAVQNSDVFPALLPLLVPLAVLAVPLVDLLLAVIRRTRSGRAPWAPDKAHLHHRLLEIGHTQTRAVLIMYFWSALLAGTAVAVSITHGTVPVLAVAGSLAVLLVLVSSRPRWWARRAAAVRR; via the coding sequence GTGCGGGAGTACGCGCTGACTCTCGTCGTTGTCGCCGGGGTGACCTACGTAATGACCCCGCTGGTCCGTCGACTCGCGGTTGCGCTGGGCGCGTTGGCGCGGGTCCGCGATCGTGATGTCCACACCATCCCGACGCCGAAACTCGGCGGGATCGCCATGTACGCCGGGATCGCGGCTGGCCTGCTTGTCGCGAGCCGGCTGCCCACGCTGCAGCGGGTCTTCATCTCCTCGGCGACTCGCGGCGTGTTGTTCGGCGGTGCGTTGCTCGTCGTGCTCGGTGCGCTCGACGACCGCTACGAGCTCGACGCGCTCACCAAGCTGGCGGGCCAGATCCTCGCTGCCGGGATCATGGTGTTGCAGGGGGTGCAGCTACTTTTCCTCCCGTTCCCGCACTTCGAGCTGTCACTTAGCCCAGACGTGGGTGTGCCGGCGACAGTGCTGCTCGTCGTCCTCACCATCAACGCGGTTAACTTCCTCGACGGGCTGGACGGGCTGGCGGCCGGGATCGTCTGCATCGCTTCGCTGGCGTTCTTCGCGTACTCCTACCAGCTCTCTGTGGTGCACCACTTCGACCGGGCGACCGCCCCCACGCTCCTGACGGCCGTGTGCGCAGGGGCATGCGTGGGCTTCCTGCCGCACAACTTCAACCCGGCACGGGTCTTCATGGGAGATTCGGGATCCATGCTGCTCGGGCTGATGCTTGCCGCATCGACGATCAGCCTCACTGGCCAGCTCGATGCGAACGCCGTGCAGAACTCCGACGTCTTCCCCGCGCTGCTCCCGCTGCTCGTACCGCTCGCTGTTCTTGCCGTTCCACTCGTCGATCTTCTCCTCGCGGTAATTCGCCGGACCCGTAGCGGCCGGGCCCCGTGGGCACCGGACAAGGCGCATCTGCACCATCGGCTCCTCGAGATCGGGCACACCCAGACCCGGGCCGTCCTCATCATGTACTTCTGGTCGGCACTGTTGGCCGGAACCGCCGTCGCCGTGTCGATCACGCACGGCACCGTTCCGGTGCTCGCTGTCGCCGGCAGCCTGGCCGTCCTGCTGGTGCTCGTCAGCAGCCGGCCACGGTGGTGGGCCCGCCGCGCGGCCGCGGTCCGCCGGTAA
- the murA gene encoding UDP-N-acetylglucosamine 1-carboxyvinyltransferase, giving the protein MERFRVVGGARLTGEVAVTGAKNSVLKVMAAALLAPGTTRLTNVPDIVDVPIMASVLRGLGAEVSGSPPAIEITVGEALGHEADYDHVRRIRGSVCVLGPLIARCGRARVALPGGDAIGSRQLDLHVGGLRRLGATIDIEHGYLLAEAGGLTGAPIWLDFPSVGATENILMAAVLAKGTTVIDNAAREPEIVDLCEMLIGMGAQIGGVGTSTLEIDGVHELHPATHEVVPDRIVAGTFAVGAVMTRGDITVRNARATHLELALDKLVQAGADVEITGDGFRVRMDRRPRAVDVVTLPHPGFPTDLQPLVIALSSVSDGVAFVTENIFEGRFMFVDELIRLGADARTDGHHAVVRGRERLSAAPVRATDIRAGAALVMAGLVADGVTTVTGAYHIDRGYAGFAEQLRGLQAEVSREPEDSPLEE; this is encoded by the coding sequence ATGGAGCGCTTCCGGGTGGTCGGCGGAGCGCGGCTGACCGGTGAGGTTGCGGTCACCGGGGCGAAAAACAGCGTGCTCAAGGTCATGGCTGCCGCGCTGCTCGCCCCGGGCACCACGCGCCTGACCAACGTCCCGGACATCGTCGACGTCCCGATCATGGCGAGCGTGCTCCGTGGACTCGGCGCTGAAGTCAGCGGGAGCCCGCCGGCCATCGAGATCACCGTCGGCGAGGCCCTGGGGCACGAGGCGGACTACGACCATGTGCGCCGAATCCGGGGCAGCGTCTGCGTCCTCGGTCCACTGATCGCGCGGTGCGGACGGGCCCGGGTTGCGCTACCCGGTGGCGACGCCATCGGCTCCCGGCAGCTCGACCTGCACGTGGGTGGTCTGCGGCGACTCGGCGCGACCATCGACATCGAACACGGCTACCTGCTCGCCGAGGCTGGTGGCCTTACTGGCGCGCCGATCTGGCTCGACTTCCCCAGCGTCGGTGCCACTGAGAACATTCTGATGGCGGCGGTACTGGCCAAAGGGACGACGGTCATCGACAATGCCGCGCGCGAGCCGGAGATCGTCGATCTTTGCGAGATGCTCATCGGGATGGGTGCCCAGATCGGCGGGGTCGGCACCTCGACCCTCGAGATCGATGGCGTGCACGAACTGCACCCCGCAACCCACGAGGTGGTTCCAGACCGGATCGTCGCTGGAACATTTGCCGTGGGCGCGGTGATGACTCGGGGCGACATCACTGTCCGCAACGCGCGCGCCACCCACCTGGAGCTCGCCCTGGACAAACTCGTCCAGGCCGGCGCGGACGTCGAAATCACCGGTGACGGGTTCCGGGTCAGGATGGACCGACGGCCACGGGCGGTCGACGTCGTAACGCTGCCGCATCCGGGCTTCCCCACCGATCTACAGCCGCTCGTAATCGCCCTGTCTTCGGTCTCCGACGGGGTGGCCTTCGTCACCGAAAACATCTTCGAGGGCAGGTTCATGTTCGTGGACGAGCTCATCCGGCTGGGAGCGGATGCCCGCACCGACGGTCACCACGCCGTCGTCCGCGGTCGCGAGCGGCTCTCCGCTGCCCCGGTTCGGGCGACCGACATCCGAGCCGGGGCGGCGCTCGTTATGGCCGGCTTGGTCGCCGACGGGGTAACGACGGTGACCGGGGCTTACCACATCGATCGCGGATACGCCGGCTTTGCCGAGCAGCTACGCGGTCTCCAGGCAGAGGTCAGCCGGGAGCCCGAGGACAGCCCACTCGAGGAGTAA
- a CDS encoding 3-hydroxyacyl-CoA dehydrogenase family protein, with the protein MAQTLVVIGAGLMGSGIAQVAAQAGWEVRLRDVGAEPLERASTAIRTSLDRFVTKGRLAADEADATFARIALTTDLDAAGDADVVVEAVFEALDVKREVFAQLDRICPERAVLATNTSAIPITSIAAVTSRPEQVVGTHFFSPVPMMRLCELVRGYKTSDRTLATAREFAEGLGKTCIVVRRDVAGFVTTRLIAALSVEAVRLVESGVATAEDVDTACRLGFGHAMGPLQTMDLTGVDIMVNAASNIYADTQDEKFFPPETLSRMVAAGDLGRKTGRGWYEYPG; encoded by the coding sequence GTGGCACAGACATTGGTTGTTATCGGGGCTGGCCTCATGGGCTCGGGGATCGCCCAGGTTGCCGCTCAAGCCGGCTGGGAGGTGCGGCTTCGTGACGTGGGGGCGGAGCCCCTGGAGCGGGCATCGACGGCCATCCGCACGTCACTCGATCGTTTCGTCACTAAGGGTCGGCTGGCTGCGGACGAGGCGGACGCCACCTTCGCGCGGATCGCCCTGACGACCGACCTCGACGCCGCGGGCGACGCCGACGTCGTGGTCGAGGCTGTTTTCGAGGCGCTGGACGTCAAGCGGGAGGTGTTCGCCCAACTCGACCGGATCTGCCCGGAACGCGCCGTGCTTGCGACGAACACCAGTGCGATCCCGATCACGTCGATCGCCGCCGTGACCAGCCGGCCGGAGCAGGTGGTCGGAACGCACTTCTTCTCCCCGGTCCCCATGATGCGCCTCTGCGAACTCGTGCGCGGCTACAAGACATCGGACCGGACGCTGGCCACGGCGCGCGAATTCGCCGAGGGCCTTGGAAAAACTTGCATCGTCGTCCGCCGCGACGTGGCCGGGTTCGTCACCACCAGGTTGATCGCTGCGCTGTCCGTGGAAGCGGTACGCCTGGTTGAGTCGGGGGTGGCCACGGCAGAGGACGTCGACACGGCGTGCCGACTGGGCTTCGGGCATGCCATGGGGCCACTTCAGACCATGGACCTCACCGGCGTGGACATCATGGTGAACGCGGCAAGCAACATTTACGCCGACACTCAGGACGAGAAGTTCTTCCCGCCGGAAACCCTGTCGCGGATGGTGGCGGCGGGCGATCTCGGACGCAAGACCGGCCGCGGCTGGTACGAGTATCCGGGCTGA
- the glyA gene encoding serine hydroxymethyltransferase produces the protein MSVLDTPFWGPDFASLQTTDPEIAAVVLGELERLRGGLQLIASENFTSPAVLAALGSTLSNKYAEGYPGRRYYGGCSEVDKAEEIGIARAKELFGAEHANLQPHSGASANLAAYAALLNPGDTVLAMSLPHGGHLTHGSKVNFSGKWFAIVPYGVRADTELIDYDQVRELAREHHPKMIICGATAYPRLIDFPAFRAIADEVGAWLVVDAAHFIGLVAGQAIPSPVPHADVVTFTTHKVLRGPRGGMIVCKADLAQRIDKAVFPFTQGGPLMHAVAAKAVALKEALAPEYRSYARQVIANAQALAEGLGAEGLRPVAGGTDTHLALLDLRELAVTGRDAESRCDVAGITLNKNAIPFDPQPPAVASGVRVGTPAVTTQGMTEGEMKEVASLIGRAVRDESGSAAGEIRAAVRALVDRHPAYPRS, from the coding sequence ATGAGCGTGCTCGACACCCCCTTCTGGGGCCCGGACTTCGCGTCCCTCCAGACCACAGATCCTGAGATCGCCGCTGTCGTGCTCGGGGAGCTCGAACGCCTGCGCGGGGGATTACAGCTCATCGCGAGCGAGAATTTCACTTCGCCGGCGGTGCTCGCCGCCCTCGGCAGCACCCTGTCGAACAAGTATGCCGAGGGCTATCCGGGTCGGCGCTACTACGGAGGATGCTCCGAGGTCGACAAGGCCGAGGAGATCGGCATCGCGCGTGCGAAGGAACTCTTCGGAGCCGAGCACGCCAACCTTCAGCCGCACTCGGGGGCATCGGCCAACCTGGCGGCCTACGCGGCGCTGCTCAATCCGGGCGACACGGTGCTCGCGATGAGCCTGCCGCACGGTGGTCACCTCACCCATGGCAGCAAGGTGAACTTCTCCGGCAAATGGTTCGCGATCGTGCCTTATGGCGTCCGTGCGGACACCGAGCTGATCGACTACGACCAGGTGCGCGAGCTTGCCCGGGAGCACCATCCGAAGATGATCATCTGCGGCGCCACTGCCTACCCTCGGCTGATCGACTTTCCGGCCTTCCGGGCGATCGCCGACGAGGTGGGAGCGTGGCTGGTCGTCGACGCCGCGCACTTCATCGGCCTGGTTGCTGGCCAGGCCATCCCGTCTCCCGTGCCACACGCGGACGTGGTCACGTTTACGACGCACAAGGTGCTGCGCGGTCCGCGCGGCGGGATGATCGTCTGCAAGGCTGACCTTGCTCAGCGGATCGACAAAGCGGTCTTCCCGTTCACTCAGGGCGGTCCGCTCATGCACGCGGTCGCGGCCAAGGCGGTGGCGCTCAAGGAGGCGCTGGCACCCGAGTACCGGTCCTACGCCCGGCAGGTGATCGCCAACGCCCAAGCGCTCGCCGAGGGTCTGGGCGCGGAAGGGCTGCGGCCGGTGGCCGGCGGGACCGACACCCACCTCGCCCTGCTCGATCTCCGAGAGCTTGCCGTCACTGGGCGAGATGCCGAGAGTCGATGCGACGTCGCCGGGATCACCCTGAACAAGAACGCCATCCCGTTCGATCCGCAACCGCCGGCCGTCGCCTCCGGGGTTCGGGTCGGAACCCCGGCGGTGACGACGCAGGGGATGACGGAGGGGGAGATGAAAGAGGTCGCCTCGCTGATCGGCCGCGCCGTGCGCGACGAGAGCGGCTCGGCGGCCGGTGAGATCCGAGCCGCGGTCCGAGCCCTCGTCGACCGCCACCCCGCGTACCCCCGCTCCTAG
- the atpB gene encoding F0F1 ATP synthase subunit A: MIRLPAADIQIGDHVTRKFFGLTFNVDTIWSTLIAAAIVLVLGLWVRRRLTHGVPGKLQLFFETVAAAVQKQVHDSIGVDVVPAAVPLAMALFLFILVANWIGQLPFGDTPNYIPPPTADTNLTYALAFTVVFWVHAAAIRRRGFFPYVKSFFKPLWLSPIKIIEEIAKPITLALRLFGNIFSGGIMLALIGIMPVFILWAPNLIWKVFDSAIGVIQAFIFALLTILYFSFAVSEQGH; the protein is encoded by the coding sequence ATGATCCGGCTACCCGCGGCCGACATTCAGATCGGGGACCATGTCACCCGCAAGTTCTTCGGGCTGACGTTCAACGTCGACACGATCTGGTCCACCCTGATCGCGGCGGCGATCGTCCTGGTGCTCGGGCTCTGGGTCCGGCGCAGACTGACGCACGGAGTTCCCGGTAAGCTCCAGCTGTTCTTCGAGACCGTCGCCGCTGCCGTCCAGAAGCAGGTTCACGACAGCATCGGGGTCGACGTTGTCCCGGCAGCCGTGCCGTTGGCGATGGCCCTGTTCCTGTTCATCCTGGTTGCGAACTGGATCGGCCAGCTGCCGTTCGGCGACACGCCCAACTACATCCCGCCACCGACCGCGGATACGAACCTCACCTATGCGTTGGCCTTCACCGTCGTCTTCTGGGTCCACGCGGCTGCGATCCGCCGGCGGGGGTTCTTCCCGTACGTCAAGAGTTTCTTCAAGCCGCTGTGGTTGTCCCCAATCAAGATCATCGAGGAGATTGCGAAGCCCATCACGCTCGCGCTGAGGTTGTTCGGCAATATCTTCTCCGGCGGCATCATGCTGGCCCTCATCGGAATCATGCCGGTGTTCATCCTGTGGGCGCCGAACCTGATCTGGAAGGTCTTCGACTCCGCGATCGGCGTCATCCAGGCCTTCATCTTCGCGCTCCTTACGATCTTGTATTTCAGCTTCGCCGTGTCGGAGCAGGGACACTGA
- a CDS encoding F0F1 ATP synthase subunit B, with translation MRLNVLAASGQSNFLVPNATFIVELVIFFVILGVLAKWILPFVQKAMNERQQFIQQQLDESQAARERLEKAEEEYKAAVAKTKAELAEIREQAHADAQRSKNEILAEAREEAARILARTEEQLGAERQRVFEELRTQIGTLAVELAGRIVGEQLSDDALQHRVVERFLAELEQPETAEQVR, from the coding sequence ATGCGCCTGAACGTCCTTGCGGCGTCGGGCCAGAGCAACTTCCTGGTCCCGAACGCCACATTCATCGTCGAACTGGTCATCTTCTTTGTGATCCTGGGTGTACTGGCCAAGTGGATCCTGCCCTTCGTTCAGAAGGCGATGAACGAGCGGCAGCAGTTCATCCAGCAGCAGCTGGACGAGAGCCAGGCGGCCCGCGAGCGGCTGGAGAAGGCCGAGGAGGAGTACAAGGCGGCGGTCGCCAAGACCAAAGCCGAGCTGGCCGAGATCCGCGAGCAGGCACACGCAGACGCGCAGCGGAGCAAGAACGAGATCCTCGCCGAAGCCCGGGAGGAGGCGGCCCGCATTTTGGCGCGCACCGAGGAACAACTCGGCGCCGAACGCCAGCGCGTTTTCGAGGAGCTCCGGACCCAGATCGGCACCCTCGCGGTCGAGCTGGCCGGGCGGATCGTCGGGGAGCAGCTCAGTGACGACGCCCTGCAGCACCGGGTCGTCGAGCGATTCCTCGCCGAGCTCGAACAGCCGGAAACCGCCGAGCAGGTCCGCTGA
- a CDS encoding AtpZ/AtpI family protein, with amino-acid sequence MGTLLTLGTMTALCLVAGMGLGWLLDRQLASTPVFTLVGLAAGILAAGLATWWQIRTYFRD; translated from the coding sequence GTGGGCACGCTGCTGACGCTCGGTACGATGACGGCACTGTGCCTGGTGGCCGGGATGGGGCTCGGTTGGCTCCTGGACCGGCAGCTCGCCAGCACTCCCGTATTCACCCTCGTGGGCTTGGCGGCCGGCATCCTCGCGGCCGGCCTCGCTACCTGGTGGCAGATCCGCACGTATTTCAGGGACTGA
- a CDS encoding F0F1 ATP synthase subunit delta yields MQGASRASLAVGRRRLDALGTELAEDALMGLADDLFAAVRLLDGEHGLRRTLSDPGLPGEAKQNVIAQLLGSQMSPAAVGVVQALAAGRWSRSVDLVDSIERLAVEALFARAERAGSLDEVEDQLFRFGRIVDREPALWAALADPTLPTENKLELVHALLAGKVTPVSLRLIDSVVRQPRGRAVDEAVAELARLAAERQSRYIADVHATVELTEAERARLTDRLGAMFDHDVRLQVSIDPALVGGIVIRVGDEVIDGSVATRLSQALRGLT; encoded by the coding sequence ATGCAAGGCGCCAGCCGCGCGTCGCTGGCCGTCGGACGGCGGCGCTTGGATGCCCTCGGCACCGAGCTCGCCGAGGACGCTTTGATGGGGCTCGCCGACGACCTGTTCGCCGCGGTTCGCCTGCTGGACGGGGAGCACGGCCTGCGGCGGACGTTGTCCGACCCCGGGCTCCCGGGGGAAGCCAAGCAGAACGTGATCGCGCAGTTGCTCGGGTCGCAGATGTCGCCGGCTGCGGTCGGCGTCGTCCAGGCACTGGCCGCCGGAAGGTGGTCGCGGTCGGTCGACCTTGTCGACTCGATCGAGCGGCTCGCCGTCGAAGCCTTGTTCGCCCGGGCCGAGCGCGCCGGCAGTCTCGACGAGGTCGAGGACCAGCTTTTCCGCTTCGGCCGGATCGTGGACCGTGAGCCTGCGCTTTGGGCGGCGCTTGCCGACCCCACACTCCCTACCGAGAACAAGCTGGAGCTGGTGCACGCGCTGCTCGCCGGGAAGGTCACCCCGGTCAGCTTGCGCCTGATCGACAGCGTCGTCCGCCAGCCGCGTGGCCGAGCGGTCGACGAGGCGGTAGCGGAGCTGGCCCGGCTCGCGGCGGAAAGGCAGTCCAGATACATCGCCGATGTGCACGCCACTGTCGAGCTCACCGAGGCCGAACGGGCGCGGCTCACCGACCGGCTGGGCGCGATGTTCGACCATGACGTGCGGCTGCAGGTGAGCATCGACCCGGCACTCGTCGGCGGCATTGTCATCCGGGTCGGGGACGAGGTCATCGACGGCAGCGTGGCCACCCGCCTGAGCCAGGCGCTGCGCGGACTGACCTGA
- the atpD gene encoding F0F1 ATP synthase subunit beta, whose protein sequence is MTATTEELDDAHTGGGTGRVVRIIGPVVDVEFAPDEMPEIYNALHVDRTLGQETATLTLEVAQHIGDNMVRAIAMQPTDGVVRGTPVQDTGSAITVPVGDATKGHVFNVLGEPLDVESVDAEVRWPIHRSSPPFDELESKTQMFETGIKVIDLLAPYVQGGKIGMFGGAGVGKTVIIQEMIYRVAENFGGVSVFAGVGERTREGNDLFLEMTESGVIDKTALVFGQMDEPPGTRLRVALAALTMAEYFRDEQKQDVLLFIDNIFRFTQAGSEVSTLLGRMPSAVGYQPTLADEMGELQERITSTRGHSITSLQAIYVPADDITDPAPHTTFAHLDATTVLSRAISELGIYPAVDPLDSTSRILDARYLGDEHYAVARRVQEILQRYNDLQDIIAILGIDELSEEDKVIVQRARRIQRFLSQPFFVAEQFTGIPGKFVPLEETIGSFRRLCDGEYDQVPEQAFFLCGGIEDVEAKAKELGD, encoded by the coding sequence ATGACTGCGACCACCGAAGAACTCGACGACGCCCACACCGGCGGTGGGACCGGACGAGTGGTCCGGATCATCGGCCCGGTCGTTGACGTCGAATTCGCCCCGGACGAAATGCCCGAGATCTACAACGCGCTGCACGTCGATCGAACCCTCGGGCAGGAAACCGCGACGCTCACCCTCGAGGTTGCCCAGCACATCGGCGACAACATGGTTCGGGCCATCGCCATGCAGCCCACGGACGGCGTGGTGCGGGGCACGCCGGTACAGGACACTGGCTCGGCGATCACCGTGCCGGTAGGCGACGCGACCAAGGGTCATGTGTTCAACGTGCTCGGGGAACCGCTCGACGTGGAGTCGGTCGATGCCGAAGTGCGCTGGCCGATCCACCGCTCGTCGCCCCCGTTCGACGAGCTCGAATCCAAGACGCAGATGTTCGAGACCGGGATCAAGGTCATCGACCTGCTCGCCCCCTACGTCCAGGGCGGCAAGATCGGGATGTTCGGGGGAGCCGGGGTAGGTAAGACCGTCATCATCCAGGAAATGATCTACCGGGTCGCCGAAAACTTCGGCGGGGTGTCGGTGTTCGCCGGGGTCGGCGAGCGCACCCGTGAAGGCAATGACCTTTTCCTCGAAATGACCGAGTCCGGTGTCATCGACAAGACCGCTCTCGTCTTCGGACAGATGGACGAGCCGCCGGGCACCCGGCTGCGGGTTGCGTTGGCGGCATTGACCATGGCGGAGTACTTCCGGGACGAGCAGAAGCAGGACGTACTGCTGTTCATCGACAACATCTTCCGGTTCACCCAGGCCGGCTCGGAGGTCTCCACCCTGCTCGGCCGAATGCCCTCGGCGGTTGGTTACCAGCCGACCCTCGCCGACGAGATGGGCGAGCTGCAGGAGCGCATCACCTCGACCCGCGGACACTCGATCACTTCGCTCCAGGCGATTTACGTGCCAGCCGACGACATCACCGACCCGGCGCCGCACACGACCTTCGCCCACCTCGATGCCACTACCGTGCTCTCCAGGGCCATCTCCGAGCTCGGTATCTACCCGGCCGTCGACCCGCTGGACTCCACCAGTCGGATTCTCGACGCGCGCTACCTCGGCGACGAGCACTACGCGGTCGCCAGACGGGTGCAGGAGATTCTTCAGCGTTACAACGACTTGCAGGACATCATTGCGATCCTCGGGATCGACGAGTTGTCCGAGGAGGACAAGGTCATCGTTCAGCGGGCTCGGCGAATCCAGCGCTTCCTGTCCCAGCCATTCTTCGTGGCGGAGCAGTTCACCGGTATCCCAGGCAAATTCGTCCCCCTCGAAGAGACGATCGGCTCGTTTCGACGGCTCTGTGACGGCGAATACGACCAGGTGCCAGAGCAGGCGTTCTTCTTGTGCGGAGGAATCGAGGACGTCGAGGCGAAGGCCAAGGAACTCGGTGACTAG